GTAGGATCTTCCCCCATTTAAAATCACGTTATGATTAGCCTATCGAGTTATTCGACGGATCTGGCATTCGTCATTTCCACAAATGCATTTTCGATTTCTATGATGGGGGAAAAATGTCAATCTTAAATATCTTGTGTAAGATAGAAGACAAAGTTagactttaaaattatttagtatCAACagagacaaataattttacagGAAAACAGTGAAAGCTTTACTGTTTAAAAGTAGGCTTCTAAGCGACTGTCACATAATGACATTTATGTTTCTCCTTCCGTctgttttaaattaaataaaaatatataactcAGTTTATACATATTTTCAGTTGGATATGTTCTGATATGTTATACACGTTAGTGATAATTGTCCTTGAAGAATCTGTACATAAATAAGTTATTCCAGTCTCGGAAACAAACCATCTTATTAGGTAGAACATAGTCGTTCTGTATATTATGTCCTTTGGAGATCGATTCTAAGGAAACATAAAATTGACAAGGCAATTTCCATAGATATtagatgtttaactttcaagctATTAGATAATTCGATCTTTGTATTTCGATTTTGTCATTGGCAGCTTTGATTTATATCTTTGGTACAGTTTTACAAACCTAATTTGAACTTCCTTTTTTCTAGTAAACtaataaacaaattgttttatcCCTTTCAGACTACGTTATAGGATATGCACATTTCAGTATAAGATGCAGAACATGTCTaataattttacttataaaatttcAGAGAAGCCATCAGTTTATGAAGCCTTACCGGAAATAACATCAACACAAGAAACCACAAAAACATTACAAGACTGACAGGCACAATTTACCAAAAACATTAATGTATCGATCACCAATTAGGTTACTGATGACAACGGATTCTTAATAATACTTTCGACTGGGtgattataaaaaattataaatttcattttcttttaaatgtgaGATTTCTTAAACAACAGATTATCAAACCCATTATTAAGGCAACGAATTGCGCAATTTAGATAACCAGTTCACTGAATGGTGCATTTGGAATTACCAGTATTAGTCGCAATGAGAGATCTTGATGTGCTACCTCGCATTTGCGCTGTAAGTAGATCAGTTCGTATGCTTGGCCTTCGAGCATTTGGCGCAATTGTTCCACAAGCTTCAGACAGACGACGACGAATTGAAAGGCTCTTTCTACTTGTGGTTTCATCATCGATAACACCTGGATGCACTTTTCTGTGTAAAGAAGGGCTCATTTCGGCGGGCATTTTTGCTAAGGTAAACAACCTTATGAACGCATCTTCGACGTTGACATTCTTCTTTGCCGATGTTTCTGTGAAACTGACATTAGTATACTGTCGAGCAAGCTCTTCTCCTTCAGATGAGTCTATTTCACGATGTTTTTCCCGATCACATTTGTTTCCGATAATTACCATTGGAATACATATTTTAGGTGCAATCCTGGTTCTACATTGTCCTTTGATCTCATAAATCTGTTGACAAAGTCTTGTAACTTCGTTGAATGATTCTCTGTCGCAAATGTCATACATCAATAAGAAAATATcacctgaaaaagaaaaaagaaaatgaaatattacaaaataaccTAAACCATAAGCATATGCATTGCCAGACGATGGTAGTCTACtttgaatttaaagaaaaaataaactcTGTTTATTTTTCTTGGAACTTAAATGTATTTTGATCCTACCAGACTATATTTGAAACATAATAACACAGCAAAAGCATtccaaaataaaagaaacaatctTCAAATGACATCTGTCTTAATACAAACGgaaattgtaaacaaatatagAACTTGTTGGCTTCTCCCAGTCTATGTTATTAACTAAGTTAAGACAGTACTCAACTGGCAGCACATGGAATTGTGAGTTCAAGAAAATAACGACAACAAAATAAGAATAGAATTTGACAGCGTAATATTATATTGCCATTACTGTCTTCTAAAATATGTGACATCTACATCAATCAAGATAGCGATGAACTTAAGTGAACCCGAAATCTGACATCCATGTCtgataaattattgttttttcagACAAGATAAAGTACAATTGTCATAGGAGTTGTACTCAAAATAATATAACATACTAATGAAGACACAGGTTTGGTTAGTAATGGTAGCTGTGTCTGTCGTCTGCTTGATGACTTTCTACAGAAATAATGAATTTCACAATTGGTACATCCATCCTTTTGTTCGACGACCGTTATTTCAACTTTCACTGACACTTTCATTAACTTTCTTCATTTGATCTTAATAATCTAATCAAAAATCACCATGCAGAACAGACAGACTATAAATGTTAAGATGCTAGAAGTATGCTGCAACATGTTAATTGAAAGATTATAAGTTACATATACAGAAAATACCTAGGGAATATTACAGCTACCATAATGCTTGCAAGTTTAATGTTTGGTTGACTTGCTTGCTTTGATTATATGTTTTCTCTAGCACTGTAACTAAGATTGACATATACAAACAATATAAATAGGTGGAGTTAAAACGTgcatatgttccggaccatatgagtatttggaccatacacgtatggtcatAACCATattggtatatactcatatggtcggggtaattttcactctgttacagtttacttttattcttctaaactcttcatatggtatgaccattcattaaaaaaaagataagctaaataaaaatttgaagtttcacatttaactttaattttacttacttgtcaaaactataataaacatattttataccGATGATCATTACCGATTGTCATTGTCGATTTGTTATTACGTGTGAAttgcaatatgtcgacttaaaaaaaaaattcaaaaaaattcttgatgaactgttacacaagaattCACTTGAAAGTAACATCGTTTATTTAATTTGTCTTGTGAgaatggtgtattgcagtcatgttacgatatttgagatctagagcttcttaaaaacaccgtagaaatatcggaatggcccaagacctcggtatcactgtacaCAGCTATaaaaaggctagcttttcactcgcaaacaaaaagtgtaaatgaaaaggataatgcacaaccaagacttgcaaatgcaaaaaagctataataccgtgtggaagtaaatgtcacccccagcctacatgcaagaatgtaattagcGATGAAAACAAACTATGgcatccatatattttttttcacgtagtatttgaataataaaacaatacattgtcatgtaaccatcattgGTTCTtgagataaagtttttgtattattgaaacttttataatgtaatttaaaacaaCTACCTATAtcgtccaaatactcatatggtccggcccgttaataaccaaacgagtattatactcatatggtccgaccatacgcgtacgatGGGACCATACACGTATGATCGggccatatgagtatacgcatatggtcatgaccatacgcgtatggtccaaatactcatatggtccggaacatatacattatattccaatttgattgaacatgatcaaataatcaaatttaactATATATAGGTTACACTCCGCCTACTTATATTGTTTTCTGATGACAATCTTAATAACAATGCTTGAGAAAAcattaatacaaacaaagcaGGCAATCCAACCAAACCCTTTAACTTGCAAGTATTATGCTAACATCTTTAAAAACTCATAAGTCAAGAAAAACTGACTTTGCAATGGCGAAAAACGGAAAGCACcgaaaaaaaaacgttttcccAGATCACGACATttaaacttaagactgagcagcAGGGATGATTTCTGATGCTCCGGAACGGTAGGTAAAATTTTGCAACtagtaaataattttgaaaactacATTAAGTGGGTCTCAGTAAAAAACCGGGATGCCCAAATTGTCACCAGAATTATGACTAGAGTATTAGAGAACACTTTGATAATATACTCAGAAGATTTAGGCCATGAGTTTAAAATATAGTATGATCTTGCTGTGAGCAGATTAAAGACTTAAATGGAAAATGATGATTAAACTGTAAGTGCAGTAGTGGTTTTATATTAGTGTAAATAAGaagcaaaataaaaaattaaaggatGACATGGTGGTAAGATTGATACTAAAGTTCTTACAGATTGAGTGTACGGCTGCTTGGTCATCAACTCAACAGACTATATAAAAgctcactatttttttttataaattcagaaTTTCAGTAAAAATTCATCAAAGTGAGGATTTGAGCATAAGATGGCAGAGTTTTAACGTAATAcagcttttttttatattgtctcgagaataattgattgattttgtaaaataatatatcaCATCGGTTTATGATGTTAGAATGTAATATATCAGTAGTGTGCTGATTGAATGAGGATTGAATGGCCATAATTTCAAGAGAAAATGTTACATGTTATTTAACATGTTGAAGGAATGAGTGGAACATTCAATAATTAAGCTATATATAATGAGAAAGAaaggcaaataaaggcaacagtagtataccggttttcaaaagtaaaaaatcgattgagagaaaacaaattcgggttacaaactaaaaccgaaggaaacataTCATCTATagagaggaaaacaacggaacaacagaaaaactgaagtgcaacaaacacgaaaacaaacgccaacatatatAGAATTGAACTATTTGCTAGCAAACGATGCCGTACCTTAATGAGACCAATTCAATCATTGACAGATATTAAAGACATAAACTATTTAACAACAAATATGATAGGTATGCTCTGCAAAGATATATGGTcgaatttgtattaaaaaaacttTGATGTCACTGAAAAGTGTGTATATTCGATAGGAACAAAGCTTGTATCCGTCTAAAGCCACCTGTAGCTCCATCTAAGAGTTATAGTGTTATTGTAAGATTTCTCTGCACGAAAAATTTGAACCGCACAGCTAACCAGGCATCACTCTTTATCATAGATTGTACTCTCTGATTGGAGAACTACCTCAGTCGACATAACAATCGTTGATTAAAATTATACCTTTTCAGTCTTGTCAAgaagaacaaaaatatgtattaggatgatatttttaaaagacTCTTTTCGGTTCAAAACAATACAATGTTAACCCGCCTTATTGTGTTATTTCTGTTTAAACGCGTGAACACTAAAATGTTTCCAGAccatgaaagaaaaataaatttagtcaagtggaatttaaaaagaaaatcacaaaaatcttaaactccaaggaaaattccaaagggaaagtccctaatcaaatggcaaaatcaaatgataaagcacatcaaacaaatggactacaaccgtcatattcctgacttggtacaggcattttttaatgtagaaaatggttgattgtacCTGGATTTATAGCGccaaacttctcacttgtatgacagtcgcatcaaattcctttatattaacaacgatgcgtgaacaaaacagatattataggtaaaattgtcaaaaaaggggtgcagcagtcatcaccgtgtcacaatctcaataagaacaaaaacaaaatattcaacaaagaagcacaaaaagcatctatcaaattttacaaccacatttattgatttcttatacatttattttaaatcaacccataaagaattgaaatatttgtcCAGTGAATGAATGGCAAGGTTCACATCAACTCTAGTGTAgagtcgcgtgtttgacgtcagaatgtaaacgtcacacaggaaaagatataaaataattttgtcgttcaaagtattttcaaaattataatagaacaattacATAATCGCGGGAATCTTTCTTCTGTAAACATTCTGATACTTAATCATATTCAGAAATATCTAATTATAAAGGTgctagattttttttagaaaaatcaaGTATTGAAACTCATTACTGTACCCACatctaaatttaataaaataataaaaaaataataagatcaAGACGATATTACTTGTTGCAAGGTATCAAACAGTAAAGCTGATTTATATAACGACAGGAAACGAAAACCCTCAAATTGGAAGAACATGATATATTCATCCTTATAATTGGAAATGTCGTGCGAGTGTGTGTTCATTTCAATAAAAGAAACTATAATATCTTTGGCTCTTTCCTCAGATAGATACAAATTGAGAGTCATATATAACTTTAGAGGATGTAATTAAATTCATGATTCCTTATGTTACAAAACAGAATCTAGGATTATATTATGATTTTATATTATAGGACAGTGAAATTATATTTCAATCTTCAAACATGTTTCCTTTCAAACCAATATCTTTTGACTCTATTACAATGCATTTTATgtaatatcataaaataaaggAAAACCATGAATTTTCAGTAAGTTTCTGACCACTCAACTACGAAATAATTTACATTTCCAATGAAATAGAATCTTCGTTGTTTATTCTAGTCACGTTCGAAGAACATACATACACACGAATTGTT
This genomic window from Mytilus galloprovincialis chromosome 9, xbMytGall1.hap1.1, whole genome shotgun sequence contains:
- the LOC143045474 gene encoding GTP-binding protein Rhes-like, translating into MMTSLLLCGRSWRSPSELQDGSCILTTGSVMADQGENISPSNCYRLVLLGSSKVGKTSLVNRFLKNKFEDVYTPTIEDFHRKIYRIKGQSYRLDVLDTSGNHPFPAIRRLSIITGDIFLLMYDICDRESFNEVTRLCQQIYEIKGQCRTRIAPKICIPMVIIGNKCDREKHREIDSSEGEELARQYTNVSFTETSAKKNVNVEDAFIRLFTLAKMPAEMSPSLHRKVHPGVIDDETTSRKSLSIRRRLSEACGTIAPNARRPSIRTDLLTAQMRGSTSRSLIATNTGNSKCTIQ